A genomic window from Dermacentor silvarum isolate Dsil-2018 chromosome 9, BIME_Dsil_1.4, whole genome shotgun sequence includes:
- the LOC119464507 gene encoding cytochrome c oxidase subunit 7A-related protein, mitochondrial-like isoform X1: MNVARTLTTVARRAPQLKTTAVAPARKVRTLAQIKELQKQFCADDGVPVYLKRGTFDLFLYRLTLATSVAALGMCFYNTYRLIYRNAK, translated from the exons ATGAACGTCGCTCGC ACCCTGACGACTGTTGCCCGGCGGGCTCCTCAGCTGAAGACGACGGCGGTAGCCCCCGCAAGGAAGGTCAGGACACTGGCCCAAATCAAGGAGCTGCAGAAGCAGTTTTGT gctGACGATGGTGTGCCAGTCTACCTGAAGAGGGGCACATTCGATCTGTTCCTGTATCGGTTAACTTTGGCGACGTCTGTTGCCGCCCTTGGGATGTGTTTCTACAACACATATCGCCTGATTTACAGGAATGCAAAGTGA
- the LOC119464507 gene encoding cytochrome c oxidase subunit 7A-related protein, mitochondrial-like isoform X3, whose translation MNVARTLTTVARRAPQLKTTAVAPARKVRTLAQIKELQKQFCADDGVPVYLKRGTFDLFLYRLTLATSVAALGMCFYNTYRLIYRNAK comes from the exons ACCCTGACGACTGTTGCCCGGCGGGCTCCTCAGCTGAAGACGACGGCGGTAGCCCCCGCAAGGAAGGTCAGGACACTGGCCCAAATCAAGGAGCTGCAGAAGCAGTTTTGT gctGACGATGGTGTGCCAGTCTACCTGAAGAGGGGCACATTCGATCTGTTCCTGTATCGGTTAACTTTGGCGACGTCTGTTGCCGCCCTTGGGATGTGTTTCTACAACACATATCGCCTGATTTACAGGAATGCAAAGTGA